One part of the Phoenix dactylifera cultivar Barhee BC4 unplaced genomic scaffold, palm_55x_up_171113_PBpolish2nd_filt_p 000631F, whole genome shotgun sequence genome encodes these proteins:
- the LOC120106780 gene encoding obg-like ATPase 1 isoform X1 yields the protein MPPKASKSKEAAPERPILGRFSSHLKIGIVGLPNVGKSILFNTLTKLSIPAENFPFCTIEPNEARINIPDKRFDWLCQLYKPKSEVAAYLEIHDIAGLVRGAHEGQGLGNNFLSHIRAVDGIFHVLRAFEDPEIIHVDDSVDPVRDLETISEELRLKDIEFVDRRLEDLEKSMKRSNDKQLKIEHELCEKVKAWLKDGKDVRLGDWKAADVEILNTFQLLTAKPVVYLVNMNERDYQRKKNKFLPKIHAWVQNHGGETIIPFSCVLEKNLVDMPEDEAAKYCEENKVQSAIPKIIKTGFAAINLIYFFTAGPDEVKCWQIRRQTKAPQAAGAIHSDFEKGFICAEVMKFEDLKELGSEAAVKAAGKYRQEGKTYVVQDGDIIFFKFNVSGGGKK from the exons GTAGGGTTACCTAATGTTGGGAAATCAATCCTTTTCAACACACTAACAAAGCTTTCAATCCCAGCAGAGAACTTCCCTTTCTGTACCATAGAACCAAATGAGGCACGGATTAATATCCCTGATAAAAGGTTTGATTGGCTCTGTCAATTATATAAGCCAAAGAGCGAG GTAGCAGCTTATTTGGAAATACATGACATTGCTGGACTTGTAAGAGGGGCTCATGAGGGGCAGGGTCTGGGGAACAACTTCCTATCACACATACGTGCAGTTGATGGCATCTTTCATGTGTTAA GAGCATTTGAAGATCCAGAAATAATTCATGTTGATGACTCTGTGGATCCTGTTAGGGATTTGGAGACGATAAGTGAGGAACTACGACTTAAG GATATAGAATTCGTGGATAGGAGGTTGGAGGATCTTGAAAAGAGCATGAAAAGGAGCAATGACAAGCAGCTAAAAATAGAACATGAATTATGTGAGAAG GTTAAAGCATGGCTAAAGGATGGGAAAGATGTTCGTTTAGGTGATTGGAAAGCTGCTGATGTTGAGATCCTGAATACTTTCCAATTACTTACTGCCAAACCTGTTGTCTATTTG GTGAATATGAATGAGAGGGACTaccaaagaaagaagaacaagTTTCTACCCAAGATACATGCTTG GGTGCAAAATCATGGTGGTGAAACTATTATTCCTTTCAGCTGTGTTTTGGAAAAGAATCTTGTAGATATGCCAGAGGATGAAGCTGCTAAATACTGTGAGGAAAACAAAGTGCAGAG CGCCATCCCTAAAATCATAAAGACTGGTTTTGCTGCAATCAACCTTATATACTTTTTCACTGCTGGTCCAGATGAG GTGAAATGTTGGCAGATCAGACGGCAAACAAAAGCCCCTCAAGCTGCAGGTGCCATCCATTCTGATTTTGAAAAAGGTTTTATATGTGCTGAG GTCATGAAGTTTGAAGATCTAAAGGAACTGGGCAGTGAAGCTGCAGTCAAG GCTGCTGGGAAGTACAGGCAAGAAGGGAAGACCTATGTTGTTCAGGATGGGGATATTAttttcttcaaattcaatgttTCTGGGGGTGGAAAAAAGTGA
- the LOC120106780 gene encoding obg-like ATPase 1 isoform X2, whose protein sequence is MIRRNSCSKGNANQGNQAGYWASNSRPTVGLPNVGKSILFNTLTKLSIPAENFPFCTIEPNEARINIPDKRFDWLCQLYKPKSEVAAYLEIHDIAGLVRGAHEGQGLGNNFLSHIRAVDGIFHVLRAFEDPEIIHVDDSVDPVRDLETISEELRLKDIEFVDRRLEDLEKSMKRSNDKQLKIEHELCEKVKAWLKDGKDVRLGDWKAADVEILNTFQLLTAKPVVYLVNMNERDYQRKKNKFLPKIHAWVQNHGGETIIPFSCVLEKNLVDMPEDEAAKYCEENKVQSAIPKIIKTGFAAINLIYFFTAGPDEVKCWQIRRQTKAPQAAGAIHSDFEKGFICAEVMKFEDLKELGSEAAVKAAGKYRQEGKTYVVQDGDIIFFKFNVSGGGKK, encoded by the exons GTAGGGTTACCTAATGTTGGGAAATCAATCCTTTTCAACACACTAACAAAGCTTTCAATCCCAGCAGAGAACTTCCCTTTCTGTACCATAGAACCAAATGAGGCACGGATTAATATCCCTGATAAAAGGTTTGATTGGCTCTGTCAATTATATAAGCCAAAGAGCGAG GTAGCAGCTTATTTGGAAATACATGACATTGCTGGACTTGTAAGAGGGGCTCATGAGGGGCAGGGTCTGGGGAACAACTTCCTATCACACATACGTGCAGTTGATGGCATCTTTCATGTGTTAA GAGCATTTGAAGATCCAGAAATAATTCATGTTGATGACTCTGTGGATCCTGTTAGGGATTTGGAGACGATAAGTGAGGAACTACGACTTAAG GATATAGAATTCGTGGATAGGAGGTTGGAGGATCTTGAAAAGAGCATGAAAAGGAGCAATGACAAGCAGCTAAAAATAGAACATGAATTATGTGAGAAG GTTAAAGCATGGCTAAAGGATGGGAAAGATGTTCGTTTAGGTGATTGGAAAGCTGCTGATGTTGAGATCCTGAATACTTTCCAATTACTTACTGCCAAACCTGTTGTCTATTTG GTGAATATGAATGAGAGGGACTaccaaagaaagaagaacaagTTTCTACCCAAGATACATGCTTG GGTGCAAAATCATGGTGGTGAAACTATTATTCCTTTCAGCTGTGTTTTGGAAAAGAATCTTGTAGATATGCCAGAGGATGAAGCTGCTAAATACTGTGAGGAAAACAAAGTGCAGAG CGCCATCCCTAAAATCATAAAGACTGGTTTTGCTGCAATCAACCTTATATACTTTTTCACTGCTGGTCCAGATGAG GTGAAATGTTGGCAGATCAGACGGCAAACAAAAGCCCCTCAAGCTGCAGGTGCCATCCATTCTGATTTTGAAAAAGGTTTTATATGTGCTGAG GTCATGAAGTTTGAAGATCTAAAGGAACTGGGCAGTGAAGCTGCAGTCAAG GCTGCTGGGAAGTACAGGCAAGAAGGGAAGACCTATGTTGTTCAGGATGGGGATATTAttttcttcaaattcaatgttTCTGGGGGTGGAAAAAAGTGA
- the LOC120106782 gene encoding uncharacterized protein LOC120106782 has protein sequence MEEVEDRRVWRLTSRTTVGVRDILTISEGSVTQQMEGDWIWSLRVLPRIALFMWKVAWGCLPTRSILAQQGMRISSTCGSCSEVKTIYHVLIEYPRASQIWRSAGVHFDQGQRWLSIEEFLLFLEESASGPGLEERGTRAAYLVYYSWLDRNVRVFKSSSTPPRVVAARALLHATEFTSAAEISPTGLARDIWGLLPALVGLKYVFVSWVPPRPAFLKVNFDGSVADDERRGSAAFVIRDHESRLVTAGG, from the coding sequence atggaggaggtggaggataGGAGGGTATGGAGGTTGACTAGTCGGACGACAGTGGGTGTTCGTGATATACTGACGATAAGTGAGGGATCGGTGACTCAGCAGATGGAGGGCGACTGGATTTGGAGTCTACGTGTTCTCCCTCGCATCGCACTTTTCATGTGGAAGGTAGCCTGGGGTTGCCTACCCACGAGGAGCATTCTGGCGCAGCAGGGTATGAGGATTTCTTCAACATGTGGATCCTGCTCGGAGGTGAAGACTATATACCATGTGCTGATTGAGTACCCACGGGCCAGTCAGATATGGAGGAGTGCTGGGGTTCATTTTGACCAAGGGCAGAGGTGGCTATCTATTGAGGAGTTCCTGCTCTTTCTAGAGGAGTCGGCATCAGGACCTGGGCTGGAGGAGAGAGGGACTCGTGCTGCCTACCTGGTCTATTACTCGTGGTTGGACAGGAACGTCCGAGTTTTTAAAAGCAGCAGTACACCCCCGAGAGTGGTGGCGGCCAGAGCACTATTGCATGCTACAGAGTTCACTAGTGCTGCTGAGATTTCACCTACTGGTctggctagggacatctggggcctcCTTCCTGCTCTTGTAGGGCTCAAGTATGTGTTCGTATCTTGGGTGCCCCCACGTCCTGCCTTTCTGAAGGTAAATTTCGATGGTAGTGTGGCGGACGATGAGAGACGCGGTAGTGCAGCTTTTGTCATTAGAGACCATGAGTCCAGACTAGTGACGGCAGGTGGCTAG